The Sediminispirochaeta bajacaliforniensis DSM 16054 genome contains a region encoding:
- a CDS encoding HAD-IA family hydrolase, producing MQISYILFDLDDTLYPSSSGLALAFKENILSFVSDYLKLSVEEAEAVRKVKRQEYGTTLEWLQKEEGLENPDSYFEAIHPKDVGRYLKKDPALVELIKRIPQRTSILTNSPMEHAVRVSEFLEIRHLMEHIFDLRSNSMLGKPDWGAYKRALDMIRCRPEEVLFVDDMPRYLYAFREMGGHVLLVDESGRHKGTDLDTVTSIHQIETVLR from the coding sequence ATGCAGATATCCTATATCCTTTTCGATCTCGACGATACCCTCTACCCGTCGTCAAGCGGCCTTGCCCTCGCCTTTAAAGAGAACATTCTCTCTTTCGTATCCGATTATCTCAAGCTTTCCGTTGAGGAGGCAGAGGCTGTCAGAAAAGTAAAGCGACAGGAATACGGGACGACCCTCGAATGGCTTCAAAAAGAGGAGGGGCTTGAGAATCCCGATTCCTACTTCGAAGCAATCCATCCAAAGGATGTCGGACGCTATCTGAAAAAAGATCCAGCCTTGGTCGAGTTGATCAAACGAATCCCTCAGCGTACATCGATTCTCACCAACAGCCCAATGGAGCATGCCGTCAGGGTATCCGAATTCCTTGAGATTCGCCATCTGATGGAACACATCTTCGATCTCCGCTCCAACAGCATGCTTGGGAAACCCGATTGGGGAGCATACAAGAGGGCCCTTGATATGATAAGATGCCGCCCCGAAGAGGTCCTTTTTGTCGACGATATGCCGCGATACCTCTATGCGTTTCGTGAAATGGGCGGTCATGTGCTTCTGGTGGATGAAAGCGGCAGGCATAAGGGCACGGACCTTGATACGGTTACGTCCATCCATCAAATCGAAACCGTCTTGCGATAA